A region of Etheostoma cragini isolate CJK2018 chromosome 2, CSU_Ecrag_1.0, whole genome shotgun sequence DNA encodes the following proteins:
- the LOC117962230 gene encoding rho-related GTP-binding protein RhoU-like: MLPQDVGKQKPCRVSEPMCGLDSPPVQVRRLKNRDFPLNAKRRRSGSAPERKVNCVLVGDGAVGKTSLVVSYTTNGYPTQYVPTAFDNFTVMVVVDGKPVRLQLWDMAGQKWGLVDGPINDELERLRPLCYRNADVFLLCYSVVRPCSFRSLMEKWVPEIRRHCPASPLVLVGTQLDLREDVQVLIQLAQNQERPVGTEEGQQLAQELGVVSFAECSALTQKNLKDTFDSAILACVQQTDSCSVQQQRQTLRKKTPDKFRSLSETWWRKIPCLMGDQSCDLK, translated from the exons ATGCTTCCTCAGGATGTCGGGAAGCAAAAGCCATGTCGTGTGTCGGAACCGATGTGCGGCCTGGACAGTCCCCCGGTCCAAGTTCGGCGCTTAAAGAACCGGGACTTCCCTCTGAACGCGAAGCGCCGGCGGTCCGGTTCCGCACCTGAGCGCAAGGTGAACTGCGTCCTGGTTGGAGACGGAGCAGTGGGCAAGACCAGCCTCGTTGTCAGCTACACCACCAACGGATACCCGACACAATATGTTCCAACAGCGTTTGACAACTTTACCG TGATGGTTGTGGTTGACGGAAAACCAGTGAGGCTGCAGCTCTGGGACATGGCTGGACAG AAATGGGGGCTGGTCGATGGACCAATCAAT GACGAGCTGGAGCGTCTCCGACCTCTCTGCTACAGGAACGCCGACGTCTTCCTTCTCTGCTACAGCGTGGTGCGCCCCTGCTCTTTCCGCAGCCTGATGGAGAAGTGGGTTCCTGAGATCCGTCGGCACTGTCCCGCCTCGCCCCTGGTCCTCGTCGGCACCCAGCTGGACCTGAGGGAGGACGTCCAGGTGCTGATTCAGCTCGCGCAGAACCAGGAGCGGCCGGTGGGCACCGAGGAGGGCCAGCAGCTCGCCCAGGAGCTCGGGGTGGTGAGCTTTGCAGAGTGCTCTGCTCTGACCCAGAAGAACCTGAAGGACACTTTTGATTCAGCCATCTTGGCCTGCgtccaacagacagacagctgtaGTGTCCAGCAGCAGAGGCAGACTCTCAGGAAGAAGACGCCCGATAAGTTCAGGAGCCTCTCGGAGACCTGGTGGAGGAAGATCCCGTGTCTGATGGGAGATCAGAGCTGTGACTTGAAGTGA
- the LOC117962204 gene encoding B-cell receptor CD22-like isoform X1 codes for MDGETSSSLSVSVEDDGSYSCSITGYEDHRSPPVYAPKVVTLSLTPAGEVRENGRVTLTCSSDANPAAATYTWFKNGSPLNENAQLVFSSIRSSDSGQYNCAAENQLGKRSSESISIDVKYAPKCPSVSAEIFEGRLVTLTCSSDANPAANYTWYKENEDTPKASGQIFTITDFRPDHSGNYFCEAQNRIGRQNSTLHVIVVAGNSTTIMKIIWPTVVALLLIPLLLLSLWASLTQFRRKKKKTLRPTTEPHELVEIESDSCPDYENISDPATKPKDPEEQEDLV; via the exons ATGGACGGAGAAACGTCTTCTTCTCTCAGCGTCTCTGTGGAAGATGACGGCAGCTATTCCTGTTCTATTACAGGATATGAAGATCACCGCTCTCCTCCAGTGT atGCTCCAAAGGTCGTAACCCTGTCTCTGACTCCTGCTGGGGAAGTTAGAGAGAACGGTAGAGTGACTCTGACCTGTAGCAGTGATGCTAACCCAGCAGCAGCTACTTATACCTGGTTCAAGAATGGTTCACCTCTAAATGAAAATGCACAGCTAGTCTTCAGCTCCATCCGGTCCTCTGACTCTGGACAGTATAACTGTGCAGCTGAGAACCAGCTGGGGAAAAGGTCATCTGAATCCATCTCTATTGATGTGAAAT ATGCTCCGAAGTGTCCCTCTGTGTCTGCTGAGATATTTGAGGGACGTTTAGTGACTCTGACCTGTAGCAGTGATGCTAACCCAGCAGCTAACTACACCTGGTACAAGGAGAATGAAGACACACCAAAAGCATCAGGACAGATCTTCACCATCACTGATTTCCGACCTGATCACAGTGGGAATTATTTCTGTGAAGCCCAGAACAGAATAGGACGCCAGAACTCCACCTTACATGTGATTGTTGTAGCAG GGAATTCAACAACAATAATGAAAATCATCTGGCCGACTGTGGTGGCCCTGTTGCTGATTCCCCTGCTGCTCCTGAGTCTGTGGGCGAG tttgactcaattcagaagaaagaagaagaaaactctGAGACCCACCACCGAACCACATGAGCTTGTAGAGATagag TCAGACTCTTGTCCTGATTATGAGAACATCTCAGACCCTGCAACAAAGCCAAAAGACCCTGAGGAGCAGGAAGACCTGGTGTGA
- the LOC117962204 gene encoding B-cell receptor CD22-like isoform X2: MDGETSSSLSVSVEDDGSYSCSITGYEDHRSPPVYAPKVVTLSLTPAGEVRENGRVTLTCSSDANPAAATYTWFKNGSPLNENAQLVFSSIRSSDSGQYNCAAENQLGKRSSESISIDVKYAPKCPSVSAEIFEGRLVTLTCSSDANPAANYTWYKENEDTPKASGQIFTITDFRPDHSGNYFCEAQNRIGRQNSTLHVIVVAGNSTTIMKIIWPTVVALLLIPLLLLSLWARKKKTLRPTTEPHELVEIESDSCPDYENISDPATKPKDPEEQEDLV, translated from the exons ATGGACGGAGAAACGTCTTCTTCTCTCAGCGTCTCTGTGGAAGATGACGGCAGCTATTCCTGTTCTATTACAGGATATGAAGATCACCGCTCTCCTCCAGTGT atGCTCCAAAGGTCGTAACCCTGTCTCTGACTCCTGCTGGGGAAGTTAGAGAGAACGGTAGAGTGACTCTGACCTGTAGCAGTGATGCTAACCCAGCAGCAGCTACTTATACCTGGTTCAAGAATGGTTCACCTCTAAATGAAAATGCACAGCTAGTCTTCAGCTCCATCCGGTCCTCTGACTCTGGACAGTATAACTGTGCAGCTGAGAACCAGCTGGGGAAAAGGTCATCTGAATCCATCTCTATTGATGTGAAAT ATGCTCCGAAGTGTCCCTCTGTGTCTGCTGAGATATTTGAGGGACGTTTAGTGACTCTGACCTGTAGCAGTGATGCTAACCCAGCAGCTAACTACACCTGGTACAAGGAGAATGAAGACACACCAAAAGCATCAGGACAGATCTTCACCATCACTGATTTCCGACCTGATCACAGTGGGAATTATTTCTGTGAAGCCCAGAACAGAATAGGACGCCAGAACTCCACCTTACATGTGATTGTTGTAGCAG GGAATTCAACAACAATAATGAAAATCATCTGGCCGACTGTGGTGGCCCTGTTGCTGATTCCCCTGCTGCTCCTGAGTCTGTGGGCGAG gaagaagaaaactctGAGACCCACCACCGAACCACATGAGCTTGTAGAGATagag TCAGACTCTTGTCCTGATTATGAGAACATCTCAGACCCTGCAACAAAGCCAAAAGACCCTGAGGAGCAGGAAGACCTGGTGTGA